CCGACGAGGCGCCGGTCGCGGAAGCCGAGAGCGCGGCGGAAACCGAGCCGGAGGCCGTCGCCGAAGAGAGCGAGCCCGCGGCTGAAGCGGTTGACGAGGCGGCCGAGGAGAAGACCGATGGCTGAGGCCCGAGACGTCATCATCCGGCCCGTCGTCACCGAGCAGACCATGCTCATGGGTGGCGGCCAGTTCGCCGGGGGAGAGGACACCGCCAACGCGTACGTGTTCATCGTTCGGCGGGACGCGAACAAGATCGAGATCCGCAAGGCGGTGGAGAATCTCTTCGACGTGAAGGTCGAGGCCGTGCGCACCATGAACTACCGCGGCAAGGTGCGTCGAGTGGGACGCATTGCGGGCAAGCGGGCCGCGTTCAAGAAGGCCGTGGTTCGGCTCGCCGCCGGTGAGACGATCGACGTCTACGAGGGAGTCTGATGCCGCTCAAGAAATTCAAGCCGGTGACGCCGGGCCAGCGGTTCAGGTCCGTGGGGGCGAGCGACGTCATCACGCGCCACGAGCCGGAGAAGTCGCTGACCGAGCCGATTCGCAGGTCGGGTGGGCGCAACCACCACGGACGCATCACGACGCGCCGTCGGGGCGGCGGTGCCAAGAGGCGCTATCGGAAGATCGACTTCAAGCGCGACAAGCACGGCGTGCCGGGTCGCGTGGCGGAGATCGAGTACGACCCGAATCGGTCGGCGAACATCGCCTTGATCCATTACGCGGACGGCGAGAAGCGCTACATCCTGCACCCGAAGGGCCTGACCCAGGGCGCGGAGATCATGGCCGGGCCGGGCGCCGATATCCGCGTCGGCAACTCCATGCCTTTGAGGGAGGTCCCGCTGGGGACCGTCGTTCACTGCATCGAGCTGAAGCCGGCCAAGGGAGCTCAGGTGGTGCGCTCGGCCGGAGCCGGGGCGCAGTTGGTGGCCAAGGAGGGCGATTTCGCCACGCTGCGGCTGCCCTCTACCGAGGTTCGCATGGTGCGGCTGGAGTGCGTCGCCACGATCGGGGAGATCGGCAACTCCGATCACAACCTGCAGGTGCTGGGCAAGGCGGGTGCGTCCCGCTGGCGGGGCCGGCGCCCCAAGGTGCGTGGGGTGGCAATGAATCCGGTCGACCACCCGCTCGGCGGTGGTGAGGGGAAGGCGTCCGGCGGACGCCCTCCGGTCACGCCGTGGGGGAAGCGGGAAGGCAAGAAGACGCGCAAGAGGAACAAGGCGTCAAACCGCTACATCGTGCGCGGCCGCAAGCGCGGCAAGGCCACGAGGTAGGGCAAAGGAATAATGTCGCGATCCGTCAAGAAGGGACCGTACATCGACGAAAAGCTCCTGCGCAGGGTGGAGCAGATGAACGCGCGCAACGACAGGAGGGTCGTCAAGACCTGGTCGCGCGCCTCCACCATTTCGCCGGAATTCGTCGGCCACACGATCGCGGTGCACAACGGCAACAAGCACGTGCCCGTGTACGTGACCGAAAACATGGTGGGTCACAAGCTCGGCGAGTTCGCGCCGACCCGGCTGTTTCGCGGGCATGGCGGCAAGCTGGCCGACAAGCGTTCGAGGGTGAAGTAAGATGGAAGCGCGCGCCACAGCTCGGTACGTGCGGCAGAGCCCGCGCAAGATGCGTCTCGTCGTGGATCTGATCCGGGGCAAGAGCGTCGGTGAGGCCTACGCGATTCTTCAGCATTCGAAGAAGCGCGCCGCCCGCATGATCGACAAGACGCTGCGTTCAGCCGTCGCCAATGCGGTCGATCGGGCTTCCAGCGACGGCGTGTCGCTGGATGTCGACGACCTGACGGTGTCGGAAGCGTACGTGAACGAGGGTCCGCGGCTGCGTCGTTGGCGAGCCGCGGCGATGGGACGTGCCGCGCCCAGGCGCAGGCCGCTCGCCCACGTGACCGTCATCGTCGACGCGCCGGAGTAGAGCCGTGCGAGTCATCCCAATCGTTGTGAGGCCGTAGGTATGGGACAGAAAGTCCACCCCAGGGGTTTCCGCCTCGGGATCGTGAAGCCGTGGAAGTCGCGCTGGTTCACGTCCGGCAGCTTCGCTGATCTGCTGACCGAGGACGAGACGATCCGGCGCTACCTGCACCGCCGCATGGCGCACGCGGCGATCGCGGAGGTCTCGATCGAGCGTAAGCCGCAGAAGATCGTCGTGACGATCCACACCGGCCGGCCCGGCGTCGTGATCGGCAAGCGGGGGGCGGAGGTGGACAAGCTCCGCGACGAACTCGCGCACCTCACGAGCAGCGAGGTGTCGATCAACGTGGAGGAGATCAAGCGGCCGGAGATCGAGGCCCAGTTGGTGGCCGACAATGTCGCCCACCAGTTGATCCAGAGGATCTCCTTCCGGCGGGCGATGAAGCGCGCGGTGCAGGCGGCCATGCGTTCGGGCGCCGAGGGCATCAAGATCCAGTGCGGCGGCAGGCTGCAGGGGGCCGAGATCGCGCGCACCGAAGGGTACAAGGAGGGTCGCGTGCCGCTGCACACGCTGCGCGCCGATATCGACTACGCGACTTCCACCGCGAAGACGACCTACGGCACCATTGGAGTCAAGGTCTGGATCTTCAAGGGCGAGGTGGTGGAAGAACGTCGGGGCAGGACGTACTCCAGCGATCGGGCCTGAGGGATGCTTGCTCCGAAGCGGGTAAAATATCGGAAGCAGTTCAAGGGCCGCATGCGGGGACTGGCCCGGCGCGGCAACTACGTCGCGTTCGGCGA
The DNA window shown above is from Gemmatimonadota bacterium and carries:
- the rplW gene encoding 50S ribosomal protein L23 gives rise to the protein MAEARDVIIRPVVTEQTMLMGGGQFAGGEDTANAYVFIVRRDANKIEIRKAVENLFDVKVEAVRTMNYRGKVRRVGRIAGKRAAFKKAVVRLAAGETIDVYEGV
- the rplB gene encoding 50S ribosomal protein L2, translating into MPLKKFKPVTPGQRFRSVGASDVITRHEPEKSLTEPIRRSGGRNHHGRITTRRRGGGAKRRYRKIDFKRDKHGVPGRVAEIEYDPNRSANIALIHYADGEKRYILHPKGLTQGAEIMAGPGADIRVGNSMPLREVPLGTVVHCIELKPAKGAQVVRSAGAGAQLVAKEGDFATLRLPSTEVRMVRLECVATIGEIGNSDHNLQVLGKAGASRWRGRRPKVRGVAMNPVDHPLGGGEGKASGGRPPVTPWGKREGKKTRKRNKASNRYIVRGRKRGKATR
- the rpsS gene encoding 30S ribosomal protein S19 codes for the protein MSRSVKKGPYIDEKLLRRVEQMNARNDRRVVKTWSRASTISPEFVGHTIAVHNGNKHVPVYVTENMVGHKLGEFAPTRLFRGHGGKLADKRSRVK
- the rplV gene encoding 50S ribosomal protein L22; amino-acid sequence: MEARATARYVRQSPRKMRLVVDLIRGKSVGEAYAILQHSKKRAARMIDKTLRSAVANAVDRASSDGVSLDVDDLTVSEAYVNEGPRLRRWRAAAMGRAAPRRRPLAHVTVIVDAPE
- the rpsC gene encoding 30S ribosomal protein S3 produces the protein MGQKVHPRGFRLGIVKPWKSRWFTSGSFADLLTEDETIRRYLHRRMAHAAIAEVSIERKPQKIVVTIHTGRPGVVIGKRGAEVDKLRDELAHLTSSEVSINVEEIKRPEIEAQLVADNVAHQLIQRISFRRAMKRAVQAAMRSGAEGIKIQCGGRLQGAEIARTEGYKEGRVPLHTLRADIDYATSTAKTTYGTIGVKVWIFKGEVVEERRGRTYSSDRA